GAAAGCTTCACGACAGTCTGACGTTCTAGTCACAGGCTGGTCATAATCCAGCCGGCATTAAAAGAGCTATACTGTTCCCAGCGCCGCCATCCTCCAGTTCCCAGACTGGAAATCAAACCGGAATCAGCCTTCGGGGTATTGTTTGACAACTAAGTTGAATGACATTTATATGAAAGACGCTGGTGTTCGTCTCACCTTCCGCAGAGCGGGAGCCATCTTATTGGTCAGCGTTCCAGCCACAATCATGACATCCGCTTGTCGAGGGCTCGCTCTGAACACCACACCGAAGCGGTCCATATCATAACGAGGCGCCGCCATGTGCATCATCTCCACGGCGCAGCAGGCCAGTCCGAAGGTCATAGGCCACAGGGagctctgagagagagagagtaatagAGCAGCAATAAGTCAACAAAACACTCACAGGACAGTCACGTGAATCCAGGTACTCATGGTCCTGACCCAAAGTCACATCTTCAAATTAGTGCATAACcagcaaaaacattttattctctCTGTGTTTGGCAGATTGGGAAagcagttttttgttttaggtATTTTCCAAGGGATACACTGCATGGAGTAAAAGCAATTGATCAGGTTCATGGGGGTCAAGTTCAAAGATATCCAGTAACAAAAGGCATCAGCGGCGACCATGTGAAATTTCAGACTAACACCAACCATACACTGccgtggagtcacatgacatcCCGGGGACAGAGAAACACTGCAGACATTATGCATTCACTCCACGTATGTGGGTGTTAACAGAGCCGCCAGCGTCTCATCTACTCACCCTGCGTGCCCAGTTAACCAAGTCGTCCAGCTTAGTGATGGCATACTCCCCTTTGCTGCTGGCTACAGCTGACGGTTTGGCGGCTGCCACCGCCGTGCTCTTCTCCCTGACTGGAACCACGCTGCAACAAAAGGAGGCAGGGGATCTTTAGCGTGTGCAGAGGGTTTACCTAGGGTCTGTGCTCCATTCTGTTGTTTACACCAGAGTACATTGGGTAAACTCACCTCGTGGTGGAGTTCTCACTTTTTGCACCGTTGTGCAGACTTCTCTGATGGACAGCAAACACTGAAATAGACCTttgaaataaaagtatttaaagcAAATTAACTTAATGGGTCAAGAAGGATACACAACTATCTTGATAATCGCATGCATTCAACGGTGAAGGAAATGATGGAAAGTCCCAAAAACGGGTTGACTACAGAGCAATATTAGAATACTGAGGTGaaacatgttatatatatatatatatatatatatattatgaaatAACTATTTTAGGTGGGTAAGTTGGAATTGAGTTAAATACAGCACAGACGGTATGTACTCATAAGTGTTACATGGGCCTTTGTATGGCTTGGTGAATAAATACACTTGCATATTCAACTCTGCAGACTGCAATAGTTTGACTTGCACAAAAGTACTAAATTTGTTTGTGTGGGTATGAAAGAGGTTTCCTTGTAACGTGATTGTTATCATAACAGCTGTTTGACCAGTGGGACTGAGAGAGAGTGTCTTACCTCGTTGAAAAGCAGCCAAACATGGACAAACGGGGCGctgcaaaataaaagcatttcacaAAATTAAGTCATTTTATATTAACAGTGATGTAAGGTTATGTTAAGCACTTAAGATGCATCAAAAGCTGCACGTTCCCGCGTGACATATAACTCGTTACCTTGAATTTGAGCAGAAAAAACAAGTGTTTATACACTGCAACCTCGCGTAGAGCAGAGTGCGCTGCCCGTAGTGTGACCTAAATATCTACATGTAACGTCACCCCTCTGCGTTGTATTGTACATTTAACTTAAATAGTGTATCAACTTCTGGTCGACACTGTCATGGGCTGCTTGAATCAAATGCAAATATCGTATCGTATTAAAAAAGCCCCCGAGCGATAATTCAACCCCAGGCGCGCCGTTTTGAGGACTGGTCATGTTAGGCAACCGTATCCGTTGCGGAGGACACAcatgtaacgttagcttgaTGGTATGGTAGTCCACTAACCATGCAGATGAAACATGCTAAAAGACACATAACCCGGGGTTCGTTTCCAGAAGACACATGTCATTAAGAGTGAAAGCTAATGCTCGCGTTTGGGCCGTTACTGGGATTTAAGGTGGGAGTTCACGTAAGCGCTAACCATGTTAGCCGCCATGCTAACGCAGACAGAGCAAGGTCAGTGTGCGGATTCACTAAAACTTACAAATCCGATTACTTAGACAGTGAACGCACTCGTTAAACCACtcgtatttcatttatttgaaat
This Gasterosteus aculeatus chromosome 8, fGasAcu3.hap1.1, whole genome shotgun sequence DNA region includes the following protein-coding sequences:
- the ndufs7 gene encoding NADH dehydrogenase [ubiquinone] iron-sulfur protein 7, mitochondrial yields the protein MARKQCDVTRTLKMAALVAPRLSMFGCFSTRSISVFAVHQRSLHNGAKSENSTTSVVPVREKSTAVAAAKPSAVASSKGEYAITKLDDLVNWARRSSLWPMTFGLACCAVEMMHMAAPRYDMDRFGVVFRASPRQADVMIVAGTLTNKMAPALRKVYDQMPEPRYVISMGSCANGGGYYHYSYAVVRGCDRIVPVDIYVPGCPPTAEALLYGTLQLQKKIKREKKLKIWYRK